The following are encoded together in the Marinitoga litoralis genome:
- a CDS encoding DegT/DnrJ/EryC1/StrS family aminotransferase codes for MNVPLSSASLTSLEKKIIDDIFSSERLALGPYLNKFEKIVEDYFHVKHAIAVNSGTSALHLILRALDIKDNDGMIVTPFTFIASSNVALFERAHPVFIDINPFNYNIDLDKIEESLQDEKHPIYKRIKNLNSVKFFMGVDIFGQPLDWDKATEICEKNNWKIIEDSCEAIGAKYKNKFVGTFGEAGTFAFYPNKQITTGEGGIIITDNDEINKLSRSMANQGRGDSNEWLDHVRLGYNYRMDELSAGLGYAQMQRLDEILEKRENVANKYFELFKNEKRIVLPKIEEYTTKMSWFVYVVRLSLDWISQLIDLPEYVKNINLPLYFDNNSEWKEILNNIRKITYGVIEELNNNGVQAKNYFSPVHLQKFYRELYGYQEGDYPVTELISSLTIAIPFYTDITIDQQKYVVETIKGVLNKFEK; via the coding sequence ATGAACGTACCATTATCGTCAGCTAGTTTAACTAGTTTAGAAAAAAAGATAATAGATGATATTTTTTCTAGTGAAAGATTGGCATTAGGACCTTATTTAAATAAATTTGAGAAAATCGTAGAAGATTATTTTCATGTAAAGCATGCAATTGCAGTGAATAGTGGAACCTCAGCATTGCATTTAATATTAAGAGCATTAGATATAAAAGATAATGATGGAATGATAGTTACACCTTTTACTTTTATAGCTTCATCAAATGTTGCTCTTTTTGAAAGAGCACATCCTGTATTTATTGATATTAATCCATTTAATTATAATATTGATTTAGATAAAATTGAAGAAAGTCTTCAAGATGAAAAACATCCAATTTATAAAAGAATAAAAAACTTAAATAGCGTTAAATTTTTTATGGGTGTAGATATCTTTGGACAACCATTAGATTGGGATAAAGCAACAGAAATATGTGAAAAAAATAATTGGAAAATAATAGAAGATTCGTGTGAGGCTATAGGAGCAAAATATAAAAATAAATTTGTAGGTACATTTGGTGAAGCTGGCACATTTGCTTTTTATCCTAATAAACAGATCACAACTGGCGAAGGTGGAATTATTATTACTGATAATGATGAAATTAATAAATTATCTAGATCGATGGCTAATCAAGGCAGAGGAGATTCAAATGAGTGGTTAGATCATGTTAGATTAGGATATAATTATAGAATGGATGAACTTTCTGCAGGACTAGGATATGCTCAAATGCAAAGACTTGATGAAATATTAGAAAAAAGGGAGAATGTCGCAAATAAATATTTTGAATTATTCAAAAATGAGAAAAGAATTGTTTTGCCAAAAATAGAAGAATATACAACTAAAATGAGTTGGTTTGTATATGTTGTAAGATTATCTTTAGACTGGATATCACAATTAATAGATTTACCAGAATATGTTAAGAATATAAATCTGCCACTATATTTTGATAATAATAGCGAATGGAAAGAGATTTTAAATAACATTAGAAAAATTACATATGGAGTAATAGAAGAACTAAACAATAATGGTGTTCAAGCAAAGAATTATTTCTCTCCTGTGCATTTACAAAAATTCTATAGGGAATTATATGGATATCAAGAAGGAGATTATCCGGTTACTGAATTGATATCTTCATTAACAATAGCAATACCTTTTTATACAGATATTACTATAGATCAGCAAAAATATGTTGTTGAAACTATAAAAGGAGTATTGAATAAATTTGAGAAATAA